The proteins below come from a single Candidatus Bathyarchaeota archaeon genomic window:
- a CDS encoding SLC13/DASS family transporter, producing the protein MEKQKKLQNKIECYSCKHVEWSTLIITPKLKFLHSNKNFLLVIFLSFASYIVTAGQPEILRKVVATFILSSGCWILEVFPLPITGLMIPAVLTLLGVFLPKDAFAPFSHPIIFLMIGGLVLGQAIRKHELDKRIALTLLIYSKGELEMLVLLVMFTAAFISMWMSNTVAVSVILPIILSILNALPNEFINLKEKILLGLSVSTSIGGMAMITGSTPAMIAVAFLEKNANFGFIQWAYYGLPISLLSLLIAFIILNRMYPLVKVNLNIDAVVVQKKNMGNLSGSQKKVIAIFFTTIFLWFMGGQVELVLGLPPSISSAAVVSILTVLAMFGFGLLDLRDLQLIHWELIFLVGGGILLGEAINFSGVAERISSIIASLHGFVPTILILTVLSLISLVLTNFISNSATAAILIPISIDVAHIIGITPIPFVMAVALSATIAFITPIGVPSTSLIYSTGQVSKGNLIKTGIFVAIPTLLVTLIIVWILPIPR; encoded by the coding sequence ATGGAAAAACAAAAAAAATTACAAAATAAAATAGAGTGCTACTCATGTAAGCATGTTGAGTGGAGTACACTTATAATTACACCAAAATTGAAATTTTTACATAGCAATAAAAATTTTTTGTTAGTAATATTCTTGTCTTTTGCTTCATATATTGTAACCGCGGGTCAACCGGAGATACTGAGAAAAGTCGTAGCTACGTTTATTTTGTCATCCGGATGTTGGATACTCGAAGTATTTCCCTTACCGATCACAGGCTTAATGATTCCTGCAGTACTTACACTTCTTGGTGTGTTTTTGCCAAAAGATGCTTTCGCACCTTTTTCACATCCAATTATTTTTCTTATGATTGGTGGTCTTGTTTTAGGGCAAGCAATAAGAAAACATGAACTTGATAAACGGATTGCGTTGACTTTGTTGATCTATTCTAAAGGTGAGTTAGAGATGTTGGTCTTACTTGTCATGTTTACTGCCGCTTTTATAAGTATGTGGATGTCAAATACTGTAGCTGTATCTGTAATTTTGCCTATTATTCTTTCAATACTAAATGCACTACCAAATGAATTCATCAATCTTAAGGAAAAAATACTTTTGGGGTTATCTGTAAGCACATCAATTGGCGGTATGGCAATGATAACAGGAAGTACGCCGGCTATGATTGCAGTAGCATTCTTAGAAAAAAATGCAAATTTTGGATTTATCCAATGGGCTTATTATGGATTGCCCATTTCACTACTCTCGTTACTAATTGCTTTTATAATCTTAAATAGAATGTATCCTTTGGTAAAGGTAAATCTCAACATAGACGCGGTAGTAGTTCAGAAAAAGAACATGGGAAATTTAAGTGGTAGTCAGAAGAAAGTAATTGCCATTTTTTTTACAACCATATTCCTATGGTTTATGGGAGGCCAAGTTGAACTTGTACTTGGACTACCGCCTTCGATCTCTAGCGCCGCAGTTGTTTCAATACTTACAGTCTTAGCAATGTTTGGATTCGGTCTACTTGACTTGAGAGACTTGCAATTAATTCACTGGGAACTGATATTTCTTGTCGGTGGCGGAATTCTATTGGGTGAGGCTATTAATTTTTCAGGCGTAGCTGAAAGAATCAGTAGCATAATAGCCTCCCTACATGGCTTCGTCCCTACTATATTAATACTTACTGTGTTAAGTTTAATATCGTTGGTACTTACAAACTTTATTTCGAATAGTGCAACTGCCGCTATTTTAATTCCAATTTCAATTGACGTAGCACACATTATAGGGATTACCCCTATTCCATTTGTCATGGCGGTAGCTTTGTCTGCCACTATAGCATTTATAACACCCATAGGTGTTCCATCTACTTCTTTAATATATTCAACCGGACAAGTCTCAAAGGGCAATCTAATTAAAACAGGTATTTTTGTTGCCATTCCTACTTTACTAGTAACTTTGATTATAGTTTGGATTTTGCCAATACCTCGGTGA